In the genome of Vicia villosa cultivar HV-30 ecotype Madison, WI linkage group LG7, Vvil1.0, whole genome shotgun sequence, one region contains:
- the LOC131619719 gene encoding AT-hook motif nuclear-localized protein 21-like — MELIDIEISPGRDVVESLINLAQSQQAGITVLSGSGLVSDVTILLPEARVIDFPLEGQFNMISLKGTYLNPNIDQPSPSLMRIASSNANFSIFVSSGNQGQVFGGKVKGKIMAASAVKITAALCSVWIK; from the coding sequence ATGGAACTAATTGATATCGAGATTTCTCCCGGAAGAGATGTTGTAGAGAGTCTCATTAATTTGGCTCAATCTCAACAAGCTGGAATCACCGTGTTGAGTGGTTCTGGTCTTGTATCCGATGTTACCATTCTCCTTCCAGAAGCACGTGTCATCGATTTTCCTCTTGAAGGACAGTTTAATATGATATCTCTTAAGGGAACTTACTTAAATCCTAATATTGATCAGCCTTCTCCCTCATTGATGCGTATTGCCTCATCAAATGCAAATTTTTCCATTTTTGTCTCTAGCGGCAACCAAGGACAAGTTTTTGGTGGAAAAGTTAAAGGAAAGATTATGGCCGCAAGCGCTGTTAAGATTACTGCAGCTCTTTGTAGTGTATGGATAAAATAG